A single Drosophila ananassae strain 14024-0371.13 chromosome 3L, ASM1763931v2, whole genome shotgun sequence DNA region contains:
- the LOC6496671 gene encoding metal tolerance protein 1 isoform X3 has product MSKYQKLDGGRPPTTHEDDFDCFDNDNSENRSPRAPNNYHKYSNDDNTVNNNSINMVTIVPRAVGHSDEQTWEVPLLVDNNQGCENELMELDMERVTLPISRTEHGSFKCQYLQRGFDPDVKSKSSQEAKTKILVAILLCSIFMIIEFLGGLAAGSLAIMTDAAHLASDCISFVIGLVAVWVSDRPPDKRMSFGYKRFEVLGALISILGIWLLTTFLVVVAIQRIISQDFDLNINVMMTISGIGIAINIVMIFVLHGSWFMGGHGHSHSPGHGHGHSHNSGPGTNHGHSHSHTRSDSQSNFYPLAPTGSESSLITAVGEASDISNELPHNERFFNQSDSKPLMSDGTPCLSVKPHLANEEKNLNLRAAMIHVIGDLVQSLGVFFAAVLIKFFVNTLSSG; this is encoded by the exons ATGTCCAAGTACCAAAAACTCGACGGAGGCCGTCCGCCAACCACTCACGAAGATGACTTCGATTGCTTTGATAACGATAATTCTGAAAATCGATCCCCTCGCGCGCCGAACAATTACCACAAATACAGTAATGACGATAATACGGTCAACAACAACAGTATCAACATGGTAACAATAGTTCCAAGAGCAGTCGGACACTCGGATGAACAGACCTGGGAAGTGCCACTGCTGGTTGATAATAATCAG gGCTGTGAAAATGAGTTAATGGAATTAGACATGGAACGTGTGACTTTACCGATATCAAGAACGGAACATGGGAGTTTTAAGTGTCAATATCTACAGAGGGGGTTCGATCCAGATGTAAAGAGCAAATCCAGTCAGGAGGCAAAGACAAAGATTCTGGTCGCAATTTTGTTATGTTCTATATTCATG ATCATAGAATTCCTTGGCGGCCTCGCGGCCGGAAGCCTGGCCATCATGACGGATGCAGCCCATTTGGCGTCTGATTGCATTAGTTTCGTCATCGGTCTGGTCGCTGTTTGGGTAAGCGACCGGCCACCGGATAAGCGCATGTCCTTTGGTTACAAACGCTTCG AAGTTCTGGGCGCTCTTATTTCGATACTTGGAATTTGGCTTCTGACCACTTTTCTCGTAGTGGTGGCAATTCAGCGAATCATATCTCAAGACTTCGACTTAAACATCAATGTGATGATGACAATATCTGGGATTGGAATCGCTATTAATATTGT AATGATATTTGTTTTACACGGATCGTGGTTCATGGGCGGTCACGGCCACAGTCATAGTCCTGGGCATGGGCACGGACACAGTCATAATTCTGGTCCTGGAACAAATCATGGCCACAGTCATAGCCACACTCGGAGTGACTCCCAATCGAACTTTTATCCTCTTGCCCCGACAGGTAGCGAGAGCTCTTTGATAACAGCTGTCGGCGAGGCTTCCGATATTTCTAATGAATTGCCTCACAATGAAcgtttttttaatcaaagtgATTCAAAACCATTGATGTCGGAcgg GACACCTTGCTTGTCAGTTAAACCGCATCTTGCCAACGAAGAGAAGAATTTAAACTTACGTGCGGCCATGATTCATGTCATCGGCGATTTGGTGCAGAGCTTGGGCGTCTTTTTTGCAGccgttttaattaaatttttcgtAAATACCCTCTCATCTGGATAA
- the LOC6496671 gene encoding zinc transporter 2 isoform X1, with product MSKYQKLDGGRPPTTHEDDFDCFDNDNSENRSPRAPNNYHKYSNDDNTVNNNSINMVTIVPRAVGHSDEQTWEVPLLVDNNQGCENELMELDMERVTLPISRTEHGSFKCQYLQRGFDPDVKSKSSQEAKTKILVAILLCSIFMIIEFLGGLAAGSLAIMTDAAHLASDCISFVIGLVAVWVSDRPPDKRMSFGYKRFEVLGALISILGIWLLTTFLVVVAIQRIISQDFDLNINVMMTISGIGIAINIVMIFVLHGSWFMGGHGHSHSPGHGHGHSHNSGPGTNHGHSHSHTRSDSQSNFYPLAPTGSESSLITAVGEASDISNELPHNERFFNQSDSKPLMSDGTPCLSVKPHLANEEKNLNLRAAMIHVIGDLVQSLGVFFAAVLIKFFPSAKYFDPLCTLLFSVIVIMTTLQLFRESMVILLDAVPPNFCIKSLERDLSNIEGVRSVHHVNVWQHTSNHIVMMAHLVTDVQCDNEVMRAAKRLVYGHPYNVRHATIQIERPPT from the exons ATGTCCAAGTACCAAAAACTCGACGGAGGCCGTCCGCCAACCACTCACGAAGATGACTTCGATTGCTTTGATAACGATAATTCTGAAAATCGATCCCCTCGCGCGCCGAACAATTACCACAAATACAGTAATGACGATAATACGGTCAACAACAACAGTATCAACATGGTAACAATAGTTCCAAGAGCAGTCGGACACTCGGATGAACAGACCTGGGAAGTGCCACTGCTGGTTGATAATAATCAG gGCTGTGAAAATGAGTTAATGGAATTAGACATGGAACGTGTGACTTTACCGATATCAAGAACGGAACATGGGAGTTTTAAGTGTCAATATCTACAGAGGGGGTTCGATCCAGATGTAAAGAGCAAATCCAGTCAGGAGGCAAAGACAAAGATTCTGGTCGCAATTTTGTTATGTTCTATATTCATG ATCATAGAATTCCTTGGCGGCCTCGCGGCCGGAAGCCTGGCCATCATGACGGATGCAGCCCATTTGGCGTCTGATTGCATTAGTTTCGTCATCGGTCTGGTCGCTGTTTGGGTAAGCGACCGGCCACCGGATAAGCGCATGTCCTTTGGTTACAAACGCTTCG AAGTTCTGGGCGCTCTTATTTCGATACTTGGAATTTGGCTTCTGACCACTTTTCTCGTAGTGGTGGCAATTCAGCGAATCATATCTCAAGACTTCGACTTAAACATCAATGTGATGATGACAATATCTGGGATTGGAATCGCTATTAATATTGT AATGATATTTGTTTTACACGGATCGTGGTTCATGGGCGGTCACGGCCACAGTCATAGTCCTGGGCATGGGCACGGACACAGTCATAATTCTGGTCCTGGAACAAATCATGGCCACAGTCATAGCCACACTCGGAGTGACTCCCAATCGAACTTTTATCCTCTTGCCCCGACAGGTAGCGAGAGCTCTTTGATAACAGCTGTCGGCGAGGCTTCCGATATTTCTAATGAATTGCCTCACAATGAAcgtttttttaatcaaagtgATTCAAAACCATTGATGTCGGAcgg GACACCTTGCTTGTCAGTTAAACCGCATCTTGCCAACGAAGAGAAGAATTTAAACTTACGTGCGGCCATGATTCATGTCATCGGCGATTTGGTGCAGAGCTTGGGCGTCTTTTTTGCAGccgttttaattaaatttttc CCGAGTGCAAAGTATTTTGATCCCCTTTGTACGCTCCTCTTCTCGGTTATTGTGATTATGACCACATTGCAGCTGTTTCGGGAATCAATGGTCATTCTTCTAGACGCCGTGCCCCCAAACTTTTGCATTAAAAGTCTCGAACGCGATCTGAGCAATATTGAGGGCGTTAG GTCGGTTCATCATGTAAATGTTTGGCAACACACTAGCAATCACATTGTTATGATGGCGCATCTTGTCACCG atgTACAATGTGACAACGAAGTGATGCGAGCGGCCAAAAGACTTGTCTACGGTCACCCATACAACGTGCGGCATGCAACCATCCAAATTGAACGACCACCTACGTAA
- the LOC6496671 gene encoding zinc transporter 2 isoform X2 — translation MSKYQKLDGGRPPTTHEDDFDCFDNDNSENRSPRAPNNYHKYSNDDNTVNNNSINMVTIVPRAVGHSDEQTWEVPLLVDNNQGCENELMELDMERVTLPISRTEHGSFKCQYLQRGFDPDVKSKSSQEAKTKILVAILLCSIFMIIEFLGGLAAGSLAIMTDAAHLASDCISFVIGLVAVWVSDRPPDKRMSFGYKRFEVLGALISILGIWLLTTFLVVVAIQRIISQDFDLNINVMMTISGIGIAINIVTPCLSVKPHLANEEKNLNLRAAMIHVIGDLVQSLGVFFAAVLIKFFPSAKYFDPLCTLLFSVIVIMTTLQLFRESMVILLDAVPPNFCIKSLERDLSNIEGVRSVHHVNVWQHTSNHIVMMAHLVTDVQCDNEVMRAAKRLVYGHPYNVRHATIQIERPPT, via the exons ATGTCCAAGTACCAAAAACTCGACGGAGGCCGTCCGCCAACCACTCACGAAGATGACTTCGATTGCTTTGATAACGATAATTCTGAAAATCGATCCCCTCGCGCGCCGAACAATTACCACAAATACAGTAATGACGATAATACGGTCAACAACAACAGTATCAACATGGTAACAATAGTTCCAAGAGCAGTCGGACACTCGGATGAACAGACCTGGGAAGTGCCACTGCTGGTTGATAATAATCAG gGCTGTGAAAATGAGTTAATGGAATTAGACATGGAACGTGTGACTTTACCGATATCAAGAACGGAACATGGGAGTTTTAAGTGTCAATATCTACAGAGGGGGTTCGATCCAGATGTAAAGAGCAAATCCAGTCAGGAGGCAAAGACAAAGATTCTGGTCGCAATTTTGTTATGTTCTATATTCATG ATCATAGAATTCCTTGGCGGCCTCGCGGCCGGAAGCCTGGCCATCATGACGGATGCAGCCCATTTGGCGTCTGATTGCATTAGTTTCGTCATCGGTCTGGTCGCTGTTTGGGTAAGCGACCGGCCACCGGATAAGCGCATGTCCTTTGGTTACAAACGCTTCG AAGTTCTGGGCGCTCTTATTTCGATACTTGGAATTTGGCTTCTGACCACTTTTCTCGTAGTGGTGGCAATTCAGCGAATCATATCTCAAGACTTCGACTTAAACATCAATGTGATGATGACAATATCTGGGATTGGAATCGCTATTAATATTGT GACACCTTGCTTGTCAGTTAAACCGCATCTTGCCAACGAAGAGAAGAATTTAAACTTACGTGCGGCCATGATTCATGTCATCGGCGATTTGGTGCAGAGCTTGGGCGTCTTTTTTGCAGccgttttaattaaatttttc CCGAGTGCAAAGTATTTTGATCCCCTTTGTACGCTCCTCTTCTCGGTTATTGTGATTATGACCACATTGCAGCTGTTTCGGGAATCAATGGTCATTCTTCTAGACGCCGTGCCCCCAAACTTTTGCATTAAAAGTCTCGAACGCGATCTGAGCAATATTGAGGGCGTTAG GTCGGTTCATCATGTAAATGTTTGGCAACACACTAGCAATCACATTGTTATGATGGCGCATCTTGTCACCG atgTACAATGTGACAACGAAGTGATGCGAGCGGCCAAAAGACTTGTCTACGGTCACCCATACAACGTGCGGCATGCAACCATCCAAATTGAACGACCACCTACGTAA
- the LOC6493897 gene encoding nuclear pore membrane glycoprotein 210 encodes MPNRSLLLSDSTLGETLAALCYVPSLTACFSFSAEMEAGVFGFILLLLVKDIVVNGARLNHPRVLLPIFQGKAVNFTLEVDEQNCYKWTSSRQDLISVMPVYHGFSECAYQAVVTVRTNDRRRNTAIVFAEEEQTGETLRCDVIVDVIASLNVRTATRQLYLEEAPAMFELHAFDEQGNEFFTLEGIEFVWEISEPGGNKPAAMRHLTFTDSPYHTVPPALESFEAKGIMGYMILLEGINTGTSKVTISMPQTDYIHVPPIEVYISVLANIIIEPSEVTILAGDSITFRIMQLKMDRLYDITDSQQYYLEIEDANIAYMRGSSATGGALGRTQVILRDRNMADFDKATKGPTALLTVAEPSRLGISLLPHLNWITVQGERHTVALDLFTADGQQITLGTSYSIGSELDESIFTVRQRTRNGSRLFGEATKEGVSQVYGSYKDLSIQAELQIYESLKLTPSVVVLPYDPSSIKPLKLQFHASGGDYNYAWFSGNPQVLQIDAQGLATAEIRDVRPSFLTQEMFEAGNKLTAQTTVKVTLAKNQKIARLAQIHFLPPKRLEIKKYNFETAIEDYIFLHVAMYTRVNHSDVPYTNCDNLHFQLVFSHPILQHENNGETADPASDVCHVLRLRATSVGSTSLRVSYFFQDKELYDTVDLYVFEKLSVLNPVENEVVLPVGSSHNVLFTHGPEHIFTLEAKLTKTTVFDKNVIKVSEVEETQNFVTAFTVLCHKLGEAEFIYRVQNTLMKPSFVAYTSQLTTKVRCVRPRFLKLLARQQLLESCPLEHRSSFLYLKDHGNKFEIEIEVQDAKNRRLMNISSLLIDWEFAAGDEKYQRDGIEHTEISELNSLHGVILPSRDILVLTIGEIASNFRVKGTVAHYKDKLLSQLDITAERPPFGVKDPKTGLTSTPVIENEVRFHTINRTLLSKDFVSIFLAKDYNERIPIAQGSGHFHLELSEQGIVKANYDAQSRILVLTPLHLGHVRLQLTDNCLTNEASHLSISVVGIGAIKVISMERVERSARIEAIVRLYDTNDNLLLIDHSRLSIYDLSELVMDPSVLSVRLGDQDHLGTGEIRYFIHGNNVGDTKVVFQSGNGDQTVLSEPLNVQVFSPIRLYPRDFTLVVGSSIQISYQGGPQPNSNVIYFIEKENVATMSSTSVTALRLGSSQITGKCIQRNPVTGKDEVISEDTVSLHVVSLKAIQIRVPLVHIRIGAVMPATIWGIPDLSPMVLGTLQGMQISWSVNQREVVEIFNVFSEAGIEYKNEDLISVRIRALNSGRVTVTASVSLADGTKLPPARVEVMVFKRLELVAPKPIKIDSILAAPRSTLQLKANMDDVVYKLAGQSNNIVSISPNGLLHTKDTLGRDLIIAKTVDQTLPIDIEVKNVEYILVSLIPAIKLKTIDHKVPRGMNFIFKVSLHDNLGTEFSETIGDGNELYYELATTDMVDVQINNNFSIAINLYRETNNVITIGLRDSAGVKHAEDYIKLAVVESKAIYPTKTIFSVGDVICFSSPLMLSSIWSSSNEQIVTINKHSGVARVLQYRQSAGEKIIITTGDAASRGGFIKYDLEIRESDVILFAKSLDIFSGSEYVGRLVLRNHVQADKYSNLIALNMSKCATQLESTPVDIFTCRLGAKNALGRQLLKFYKVEAWFDSTSGQYSCRLVLVSNFVELLALVKTKDVFLELEAATSGGIVDTMSLKLVPGIKVSPESIRIADLKSQEMHISGLDKALHKVQVKPSDPKYFSIDLIEHGHGVSKFRLKFFDDFPLDEHFYALVISPETEQRIEVPIVGSTMIQKCSGSSYGGPVIYRLLENLGFVLTTTVIVIISIWVYMSCFQTQGVTQVNSEVFQSKKSMPSFSGSPISKLNEDSFANASSSRNYSQERRRNFSDSPNDTYVYGHPRLNSPNRSGSSQRFN; translated from the exons ATGCCGAATCGGAGTTTACTGCTATCCGATAGTACTTTAGGGGAAACTCTGGCAGCACTGTGCTATGTGCCATCGCTAACAGCGTGTTTTTCGTTTTCCGCCGAAATGGAAGCCGGTGTTTTTGGATTTATTTTGCTGCTTTTAGTAAAAGACATCGTTGTAAATGGAGCCAGGCTCAATCATCCGCGTGTTTTGCTGCCCATTTTCCAGGGAAAGGCCGTAAACTTTACCCTAGAGGTTGACGAGCAAAACTGTTACAAATG GACTTCTTCGCGTCAGGACCTGATATCTGTGATGCCAGTTTACCATGGCTTTAGCGAATGTGCTTACCAAGCGGTGGTTACGGTGCGTACTAATGATCGTCGTCGCAACACTGCCATCGTCTTCGCTGAAGAAGAACAGACTGGGGAGACACTGCGCTGTGACGTGATAGTAGACGTAATAGCTAGCCTTAATGTTCGAACCGCTACCCGACAGCTGTACTTGGAGGAGGCTCCAGCCATGTTTGAGCTGCACGCATTCGATGAGCAGGGAAACGAATTTTTTACGCTAGAAGGCATTGAGTTCGTATGGGAGATATCAGAGCCGGGAGGTAACAAGCCCGCCGCTATGCGTCACCTCACTTTTACGGATAGTCCGTATCACACGGTGCCCCCTGCTCTAGAAAGTTTTGAAGCAAAAGGAATCATGGGATACATGATTCTTTTGGAAGGAATCAACACAGGTACCTCCAAGGTGACCATCAGCATGCCTCAAACTGATTACATTCACGTCCCACCTATCGAGGTGTATATAAGTGTGCTAGCCAACATTATTATCGAGCCATCTGAAGTCACAATCCTGGCTGGAGATTCAATAACATTTCGCATTATGCAGCTTAAAATGGATCGTTTGTACGATATTACTGATAGCCAGCAATATTATTTGGAGATAGAAGATGCTAATATAGCATACATGCGAGGTAGCAGTGCTACGGGAGGCGCATTGGGTCGAACTCAAGTCATACTACGGGACCGTAACATGGCAGACTTTGACAAGGCCACCAAGGGTCCCACTGCACTTTTAACAGTCGCAGAACCTAGCAGATTAGGCATAAGTTTGCTGCCACATCTTAACTGGATTACTGTGCAAGGAGAGCGGCACACGGTCGCATTGGACTTGTTTACTGCTGATGGACAGCAAATTACTTTAGGAACTAGTTACTCCATTGGCTCAGAACTGGACGAATCTATATTTACCGTCCGACAGCGTACCCGAAACGGTAGCCGCCTTTTTGGCGAAGCTACGAAGGAGGGTGTCAGCCAGGTGTATGGCTCATACAAAGAC CTTTCTATACAAGCGGAGCTGCAGATATATGAGAGCTTGAAACTCACACCATCGGTAGTTGTCCTTCCATATGATCCAAGCAGCATTAAACCATTAAAGTTGCAATTCCATGCATCAGGCGGCGACTACAACTATGCCTGGTTTTCAGGCAATCCACAAGTGCTACAAATTGACGCTCAAGGCTTAGCGACTGCTGAGATTCGTGACGTGCGACCATCATTTTTAACCCAGGAAATGTTTGAGGCTGGCAATAAACTGACTGCCCAGACCACAGTTAAAGTTACACTTGCAAAGAATCAAAAAATTGCACGCTTGGCCCAAATACACTTCCTTCCGCCTAAGCGCCTTGAGATCAAGAAGTACAATTTCGAAACGGCCATTGAGGACTATATATTCTTGCATGTAGCCATGTATACTCGGGTTAACCATTCTGATGTGCCATATACAAATTGTGACAACCTTCATTTCCAACTGGTCTTTAGCCATCCAATTTTACAACATGAGAATAATGGAGAAACGGCTGACCCAGCTTCAGATGTCTGCCATGTGCTCCGTTTACGTGCCACATCTGTGGGTAGCACCTCACTCCGTGTCTCGTATTTCTTCCAGGATAAGGAGCTGTACGACACTGTCGACCTTTATGTCTTTGAAAAACTATCGGTTCTGAATCCTGTGGAGAACGAAGTGGTACTTCCTGTTGGTTCGTCGCATAACGTACTATTCACGCACGGGCCAGAACACATTTTTACATTGGAGGCTAAGCTAACTAAGACCACAGTATTCGACAAAAATGTGATTAAAGTATCAGAGGTGGAGGAAACTCAGAACTTTGTGACCGCATTTACTGTATTATGCCATAAACTGGGAGAAGCAGAATTTATCTATCGAGTTCAAAACACCTTAATGAAGCCAAGCTTTGTTGCCTACACATCACAGCTTACCACCAAGGTTCGATGTGTACGCCCACGTTTTTTGAAGCTTCTTGCGCGCCAGCAACTCCTGGAATCTTGCCCTCTGGAACATCGTTCATCTTTCCTATACTTGAAAGACCACGGAAACAAATTCGAGATCGAAATCGAAGTCCAAGATGCCAAGAATCGAAGACTAATGAATATTAGCTCTCTTTTGATAGATTGGGAATTTGCCGCTGGCGATGAAAAGTATCAGAGAGATGGTATTGAACACACAGAAATATCGGAACTCAATTCTCTTCATGGTGTAATCCTTCCGAGTCGTGACATTCTTGTACTGACCATTGGCGAGATTGCATCTAATTTCCGTGTTAAAGGCACTGTAGCGCATTATAAGGATAAGCTTCTGTCTCAACTAGATATCACTGCAGAGCGACCACCATTTGGCGTTAAGGAT CCAAAAACAGGGTTGACAAGCACACCTGTTATCGAGAACGAGGTCCGATTTCACACAATTAACAGAACTCTGCTGTCAAAGGATTTTGTGAGCATTTTTCTTGCCAAAGACTACAACGAGCGAATTCCCATAGCCCAAGGAAGTGGCCATTTTCACCTTGAGCTTTCCGAGCAGGGAATCGTGAAGGCAAACTACGATGCGCAATCCCGAATATTAGTTCTGACGCCGTTACATCTTGGCCATGTGCGTCTTCAGTTAACCGATAACTGCCTGACAAACGAAGCCAGTCACTTATCCATTTCCGTAGTTGGCATCGGAGCAATCAAGGTTATTAGCATGGAACGAGTAGAGCGCTCCGCTCGCATAGAAGCAATAGTCCGACTTTATGACACCAATGACAACCTGTTGTTGATTGATCACAGCAGACTGAGTATATACGATCTTTCGGAGTTGGTGATGGACCCAAGTGTGCTCAGTGTACGACTTGGAGACCAAGACCACTTAGGGACTGGAGAAATACGATATTTTATTCATGGAAATAACGTTGGAGACACTAAAGTTGTTTTTCAATCTGGCAACGGCGACCAGACGGTGCTAAGTGAACCGCTGAATGTTCAAGTTTTTTCTCCGATTCGACTGTATCCACGAGATTTCACTTTAGTGGTGGGAAGCAGTATTCAAATCAGTTACCAGGGTGGTCCGCAGCCAAATTCGAATGTAATATATTTTATCGAAAAGGAAAATGTTGCAA CTATGAGCTCGACTTCAGTAACTGCTCTACGCTTAGGATCCAGTCAGATTACTGGCAAATGCATTCAAAGGAACCCTGTCACAGGCAAAGACGAGGTCATATCCGAGGATACTGTGTCACTTCATGTCGTTTCCTTAAAAGCAATTCAAATCCGCGTGCCTCTTGTCCATATTCGAATTGGTGCAGTTATGCCGGCCACCATTTGGGGGATTCCCGATCTGTCGCCTATGGTGTTGGGAACTCTTCAAGGCATGCAGATTTCCTGGTCTGTCAACCAACGTGAGGTCGTAGAGATATTCAACGTCTTTTCGGAAGCAG GGATCGAGTACAAAAATGAAGACTTAATTTCGGTTCGAATACGAGCCTTGAACTCTGGCAGGGTCACAGTCACGGCAAGCGTGTCTTTGGCAGATGGAACAAAGCTGCCTCCAGCACGGGTGGAGGTAATGG TTTTCAAAAGACTGGAGCTGGTTGCACCCAAACCAATCAAAATAGACTCTATTTTGGCGGCACCGCGGAGTACGCTTCAGCTGAAAGCTAATATGGACGATGTGGTTTACAAGTTGGCTGGTCAAAGTAACAATATTGTTAGCATTTCGCCAAATGGCCTTTTGCACACAAAAGACACCCTCGGACGAGATCTGATTATT GCGAAAACAGTGGACCAAACGCTACCCATTGACATAGAAGTAAAAAACGTCGAATATATTTTGGTGTCGTTGATACCGGCTATCAAACTAAAAACAATTGACCACAAGGTTCCACGGGGCATGAACTTCATATTCAAGGTTTCGTTGCATGACAATCTGGGAACTGAGTTCTCAGAGACCATTGGGGATGGAAACGAGCTTTACTATGAGCTAGCCACCACAGACATGGTCGAtgtgcaaataaataataatttttcaatagcG ATAAACCTTTACCGGGAAACTAATAATGTGATTACCATCGGCCTTCGGGACTCGGCTGGAGTAAAACACGCGGAGGACTACATCAAACTGGCAGTGGTTGAGTCTAAGGCTATTTATCCCACAAAG ACTATTTTCTCAGTGGGCGATGTTATTTGCTTCAGTTCACCTCTAATGCTTTCATCGATTTGGAGCAGTTCAAATGAGCAGATTGTGACGATAAACAAACACTCAG GCGTTGCACGCGTATTACAATATAGGCAAAGTGCTggagaaaaaattattataaccACCGGAGACGCGGCCAGTCGAGGCGGATTTATAAAGTATGATTTGGAAATCCGAGAGTCAGATGTG ATTCTTTTCGCCAAGTCACTGGACATATTCAGTGGATCAGAATATGTGGGACGACTGGTTCTTCGCAACCATGTGCAAGCTGATAAGTACAGCAACCTG ATTGCCCTTAACATGTCAAAGTGCGCCACACAATTGGAAAGCACGCCTGTGGATATTTTCACTTGTCGCTTGGGGGCTAAAAATGCACTCGGTCGCCAATTACTGAAGTTTTACAAAGTGGAGGCATGGTTCGATTCTACTTCTGGGCAGTATAGCTGTCGATTGGTGCTAGTGTCAAATTTCGTTGAACTGTTGGCCCTTGTCAAGACTAAAGATGTGTTCTTGGAGCTGGAG GCTGCAACATCTGGCGGAATTGTTGACACAATGTCGTTGAAACTCGTGCCTGGAATTAAAGTGTCACCCGAAAGTATACGGATAGCTGACTTAAAGTCGCAGGAAATGCATATTAGTGGTCTAGATAAGGCACTGCACAAAGTTCAG GTAAAACCATCCGATCCCAAGTACTTTTCTATTGACCTCATAGAGCACGGGCATGGCGTGAGCAAGTTCCGACTTAAATTTTTCGATGACTTTCCGCTGGATGAGCATTTTTATGCACTGGTAATATCCCCGGAGACAGAACAACGAATTGAG gTGCCAATAGTGGGCAGTACAATGATACAAAAATGCTCTGGAAGTTCGTATGGCGGACCAGTTATTTATCGATTGTTAGAGAACCTGGGATTTGTACTAACTACGACAGTGATTGTCATAATTTCTATATGGG TGTATATGTCTTGCTTCCAAACGCAGGGAGTCACGCAAGTCAACTCTGAGG TATTCCAGAGCAAGAAATCGATGCCATCCTTCAGCGGCTCGCCCATATCAAAACTGAACGAAGATTCTTTCGCCA ACGCATCGAGTTCCCGCAACTATTCGCAAGAACGACGACGCAATTTTTCTGATTCACCAAACGACACTTATGTGTACGGCCATCCGCGGTTAAACTCCCCAAATAGATCAGGCAGCTCGCAACGCTTTAATTAA
- the LOC6496672 gene encoding hydroxysteroid dehydrogenase-like protein 2, giving the protein MKNTGKLRGKTLFITGASRGIGKAIALKAARDGANIVIAAKTAAPHSKLEGTIYTAANEIERAGGRALPCIVDVRDEQQVLQAVEAAVAMFGGIDIVVNNASAISLTGTLDTEMKRYDLMQNINTRGTFLVSKCCLPYLLKSENPHILNLSPPLNLNPLWFANHTAYTIAKYGMSMCVLGMSEEFRSLGVAVNALWPRTTIHTAAVEMLHGPEGALYSRKPEIMADAAYAIICRDARDYTGHFFIDDEVLADVGVKDLIKYACYPQNIHLLSTDIFLDDTGPIAKL; this is encoded by the exons atgaaaaatactgG AAAACTACGGGGGAAAACTCTGTTTATCACAGGCGCGTCCCGAGGAATCGGAAAAGCCATTGCACTTAAAGCTGCTCGCGATGGAGCCAACATAGTTATCGCAGCAAAGACTGCAGCGCCGCATTCCAAGCTGGAGGGCACCATCTACACCGCTGCAAACGAAA TCGAAAGGGCAGGAGGTCGAGCGCTCCCTTGCATAGTCGACGTGCGTGATGAGCAACAGGTGCTTCAGGCAGTGGAGGCCGCCGTGGCCATGTTTGGGGGCATCGATATCGTGGTTAATAATGCCAGTGCCATTTCTTTAACGGGCACTTTGGACACAGAAATGAAGCGGTACGATCTTATGCAAAATATAAACACTAGGGGTACATTTCTAGT GTCAAAGTGCTGTCTCCCGTATTTACTTAAAAGTGAAAATCCGCACATTCTAAACCTATCGCCTCCCCTAAATTTAAACCCGCTTTGGTTTGCCAACCATACTGCGTATACCATCGCCAAGTACGGCATGTCAATGTGCGTATTGGGCATGTCAGAAGAATTCCGCAGTCTGGGCGTCGCTGTGAATGCACTCTGGCCACGTACCACAATCCACACAGCAGCGGTGGAAATGCTCCACGGACCTGAAGGAGCCCTTTATTCCCGTAAACCCGAAATAATGGCAGACGCGGCTTATGCGATAATCTGCCGGGACGCAAGGGATTACACCggacatttttttattgacgACGAAGTTCTTGCCGACGTTGGTGTAAAAGATCTTATAAAGTATGCTTGCTACCCTCAAAACATTCACCTTTTATCTACGGATATATTTCTAGACGATACTGGGCCAATCGCCAAATTGTAA